A window from Halomicrobium urmianum encodes these proteins:
- a CDS encoding DUF373 family protein, whose translation MLLVLCVDLDDDLGRKTGFDTPVIGREAVEEAAVALATADPEDSDVNVLFEGIHIHDSITDEAVEVAAVTGTEAGDVAANRAVGEEVDTVLASLATGEDVRALLVTDGAQDESVVPVIRSRIHIDGVRRVVVRQAQDLESMYYTFKQVLDDPETRGTILVPLGILLLIYPLAILADALELPGSSLGLISGLLGLYVLARGLGAEEALDGTVERLRSGLYAGRVTIITYVVAAALLVIGGVSGAQTLTQFPTASALEVLAALVYGSIQWFAAAGVTSSFGRVTDEYLADSFRWRYLNAPFYVLAIAVVLRAVSGYFLGEVGISYLALALTGGTLLGLGSTLAFAIAETRFQTDPAPSSGRGS comes from the coding sequence ATGCTGCTGGTGCTGTGTGTCGACCTCGACGACGACCTCGGCCGCAAGACCGGCTTCGACACGCCGGTGATCGGTCGCGAGGCCGTCGAGGAGGCCGCCGTCGCGCTCGCCACCGCGGACCCGGAGGACTCCGACGTCAACGTCCTCTTCGAGGGGATCCACATCCACGACTCCATCACCGACGAGGCCGTGGAAGTCGCCGCCGTGACCGGGACCGAGGCCGGCGACGTCGCGGCCAACCGGGCGGTCGGGGAGGAGGTCGACACCGTCCTGGCGTCGCTGGCCACCGGCGAGGACGTCCGCGCGCTGCTGGTCACCGACGGCGCGCAAGACGAGTCCGTCGTGCCCGTCATTCGCTCGCGGATCCACATCGACGGCGTCCGCCGCGTCGTCGTCCGCCAGGCTCAGGACCTGGAGTCGATGTACTACACCTTCAAGCAGGTGCTCGACGACCCCGAGACCCGCGGGACGATCCTCGTTCCCCTCGGGATCCTCCTGCTGATCTACCCGCTGGCCATCCTCGCGGACGCACTCGAGCTACCGGGGTCGTCGCTGGGACTCATCTCCGGCCTGCTGGGCCTGTACGTCCTCGCGCGCGGGCTGGGGGCCGAGGAGGCGCTGGACGGCACCGTCGAGCGGCTCCGCTCCGGGCTGTACGCCGGCCGCGTGACGATCATCACCTACGTCGTCGCCGCCGCGCTGCTGGTCATCGGCGGCGTCAGCGGCGCGCAGACGCTGACCCAGTTCCCGACCGCCTCCGCGCTGGAGGTGCTCGCCGCGCTGGTCTACGGCTCGATCCAGTGGTTCGCCGCCGCCGGCGTCACCTCCAGCTTCGGCCGCGTCACCGACGAATACCTCGCCGACAGCTTCCGGTGGCGCTACCTCAACGCCCCCTTCTACGTGCTCGCCATCGCCGTCGTCCTCCGGGCCGTCAGCGGCTACTTCCTCGGCGAGGTCGGCATCTCCTACCTCGCGCTGGCGCTGACCGGCGGCACGCTGCTCGGCCTGGGCAGCACGCTCGCCTTCGCCATCGCCGAGACCCGCTTCCAGACCGATCCGGCACCGTCAAGCGGCCGGGGCTCCTGA
- a CDS encoding PAS domain-containing sensor histidine kinase produces MDHDDLVAAFSQTVGVEKADRLITEAADDLGIDPGGTYTDGEIDDVCDTIQHSGDGYVRLVANEVRVRLQARRRFDALLDEITDPVVTVAFESAEPIVTAVNPAFEETFGYGPEAVGEPLTELIVPEDRRRDAVDQWLRSDPDGGVEVERLTADGDRRTLLFRPVVVTRGDGRIEGHGIYTDITERKRRERRLRHQNEQLERFASVVSHDLRNPLQVARGRVEAALADTDDERIRKHLEAVQGANDRMERLIDDLLTLAREGQVVERQTPVRLGTVVDDAWAAVDAPEAAIEVDCEHTVAADRSRLQQLLENLLRNAVEHGSTSPRSTSSREDAVEYGPKDEDPVTVRVEGLDDGFYVEDDGPGIPPEERERVFEHGYTSRTDGTGLGLAIVEAIADAHEWDVAVREGVDGGARFVVTGVAVL; encoded by the coding sequence GGCCGACGACCTCGGCATCGATCCCGGCGGCACCTACACCGACGGCGAGATCGACGACGTCTGCGACACCATCCAGCACTCTGGGGACGGCTACGTCCGCCTCGTGGCCAACGAGGTGCGCGTCCGCCTGCAGGCCCGACGCCGCTTCGACGCCCTGCTCGACGAGATCACCGATCCCGTGGTGACGGTCGCCTTCGAGTCCGCCGAGCCCATCGTCACCGCCGTCAACCCCGCCTTCGAGGAAACGTTCGGCTACGGCCCGGAGGCCGTCGGCGAGCCCCTGACCGAACTGATCGTCCCCGAGGACCGCCGCCGGGACGCCGTCGATCAGTGGCTCCGCTCGGATCCCGACGGCGGCGTCGAGGTGGAGCGCCTCACCGCCGACGGGGACCGCCGGACCCTCCTGTTTCGGCCGGTGGTCGTCACCCGCGGGGACGGCCGGATCGAGGGGCACGGCATCTACACCGACATCACCGAGCGCAAGCGCCGCGAGCGCCGCCTGCGCCACCAGAACGAGCAGCTCGAGCGGTTCGCCAGCGTCGTCTCTCACGACCTCCGCAACCCCCTTCAGGTGGCCCGGGGACGGGTGGAGGCAGCCCTCGCCGACACCGACGACGAGCGCATCCGCAAGCACCTCGAGGCCGTCCAGGGCGCCAACGACCGCATGGAGCGGCTCATCGACGACCTCCTCACCCTCGCCCGGGAGGGGCAGGTCGTCGAGCGCCAGACGCCCGTGCGGCTCGGCACCGTCGTCGACGACGCCTGGGCCGCGGTCGACGCCCCCGAGGCCGCGATCGAGGTGGACTGCGAGCATACCGTCGCCGCGGACCGGTCGCGGCTCCAGCAGCTACTGGAGAACCTCCTGCGGAACGCTGTCGAACACGGTTCGACAAGCCCTCGCTCGACTTCGTCTCGCGAGGACGCGGTCGAGTACGGCCCGAAGGACGAGGATCCAGTGACCGTCCGCGTCGAGGGCCTCGACGACGGGTTCTACGTCGAGGACGACGGCCCGGGCATCCCCCCAGAGGAACGTGAACGGGTGTTCGAGCACGGCTACACCTCCCGGACGGACGGCACCGGACTCGGCCTCGCCATCGTGGAGGCCATCGCCGACGCACACGAGTGGGACGTGGCGGTCCGCGAGGGCGTCGACGGCGGTGCCCGCTTCGTGGTCACCGGCGTTGCTGTTCTGTGA